Proteins from a single region of Mytilus trossulus isolate FHL-02 chromosome 2, PNRI_Mtr1.1.1.hap1, whole genome shotgun sequence:
- the LOC134705426 gene encoding homeobox protein rough-like: protein MEKMLSIPNIVRSNSFAPVAEPSSAFMNWSPVTPQYDPGCLPLNASRIQPEAARKPYSFMDIMDSGSPVTSVFMGLMQRRKRRESRPRRQRTTFTSEQTLKLEIEYNRTEYISRPRRYEVAKLLNLSENQIKIWFQNRRAKEKRIEKAHIDQQIRNSTIPNTKETQSNNMYSLYNPYMWSYTAAAFNRILTDEQHKV from the exons atggaaaaaatgctAAGCATACCAAACATTGTCCGAAGTAATAGTTTTGCGCCAGTAGCTGAGCCTTCCTCTGCGTTTATGAATTGGTCACCAGTAACACCTCAATACGATCCTGGCTGTTTACCACTAAATGCTTCCAGAATACAACCCGAGGCCGCACGAAAACCGTATTCATTCATGGATATAATGGACAGTGGTTCCCCAGTCACATCAGTTTTCATGGGTCTGA TGCAGCGAAGAAAACGACGTGAAAGTCGACCGAGGCGACAAAGAACAACATTCACAAGTGAACAGACATTAAAACTTGAAATCGAATACAATAGGACTGAATATATTTCCAGACCTCGGAGATATGAAGTCGCGAAACTGCTAAACTTGTCAGagaatcaaatcaaaatatggtTCCAAAATCGGAgagcaaaagaaaaaagaatagaaaaagcCCACATAGATCAACAAATACG GAATTCCACTATACCCAATACGAAAGAGACGCAATCAAACAACATGTATTCACTGTATAATCCATATATGTGGTCATATACAGCGGCAGCATTTAACAGAATTCTCACAGATGAACAACACAAAGTGTGA